A single region of the Nicotiana sylvestris chromosome 6, ASM39365v2, whole genome shotgun sequence genome encodes:
- the LOC138870859 gene encoding uncharacterized protein: protein MVDFDVLLGMDWLSPHYAIIDCHDKIATLAMPGVPRVEWKGTLDHTSSRVISFLKAQRMVEKGCDTYLAYVRDVIIDIPIVNLVPIVRDFSDVFPADLPGMPPDFGIDLLPGTQPIYIPPYRMAPPELKELKDQLQELLDKGFIRPNVSY, encoded by the coding sequence atggtagattttgatgttctcttgggcatggactggttgtcaccccattatgctattattGATTGTCATGACAAAATTGcaacgctggctatgccaggtgtaccgcgagtagagtggaagggtaccttagatcatacttctagtagagttatttcattccttaaggctcagcgtatggttgagaaggggtgtgacacatatctagcttatgtgagagatgtcattaTTGATATCCCTATAGTTAACTTAGTCCCAATAGTACGGGATTTCTcagatgtgtttccagctgatcttccgggcatgccgcctgattttggcattgatctattacCAGGCACCCAACCCATTtatattcctccatatcgtatggcccctcctgagttgaaggagttgaaggatcagttacaggaattacttgataagggttttattcggcccaatgtATCATATTAG